Proteins encoded by one window of Cyclobacteriaceae bacterium:
- a CDS encoding RNA methyltransferase, which yields MHFRITSTQNPKIKSLLALEKPRERRKQQLFIIEGKKEIQFALEAGYKIGNLFFCDELIGPDELTSLGIQDKLLIPVSKEVFDKIAVRENSGGAIAVAEMKVHGLEQIKLSATPLVLILEAVEKPGNLGAILRTADAAGVDAVICCDPQTDFYNPNVIRSSLGCVFTSQIASASSEETITWLKKNSINIYCTYLKASKPYDQTDFTKPCAIVMGTEATGLSDVWVKNSTANIIIPMQGKIDSMNVSTSCAVVVFEARRQRGVKK from the coding sequence ATGCATTTCCGGATAACCAGCACGCAAAATCCAAAAATTAAAAGTCTGCTTGCGCTTGAGAAACCCCGGGAGCGCAGAAAACAGCAGCTTTTTATCATTGAGGGAAAAAAAGAAATCCAATTTGCGCTGGAGGCTGGGTACAAAATCGGCAACTTGTTTTTTTGCGATGAGTTGATCGGGCCTGACGAACTGACATCGCTTGGTATACAGGATAAACTGCTCATTCCTGTATCGAAAGAAGTGTTCGATAAAATTGCCGTTCGCGAAAATTCAGGTGGTGCGATTGCCGTTGCAGAAATGAAAGTACATGGGCTTGAACAAATCAAACTTAGCGCAACACCTCTCGTACTTATACTAGAAGCCGTTGAAAAACCGGGGAACCTCGGGGCCATTCTTCGCACAGCCGATGCAGCCGGTGTGGATGCAGTAATCTGCTGCGATCCACAAACGGATTTTTACAACCCGAATGTTATCCGGTCGAGTTTGGGATGCGTGTTTACCAGTCAGATTGCATCTGCCAGCAGTGAAGAAACCATTACCTGGTTGAAGAAAAATTCCATCAACATTTACTGTACCTACCTGAAAGCATCCAAGCCCTATGATCAAACTGATTTTACAAAACCTTGTGCGATTGTGATGGGCACCGAGGCTACGGGACTTTCTGATGTATGGGTAAAAAATTCTACGGCCAACATCATTATTCCCATGCAGGGTAAAATTGATTCGATGAATGTTTCTACTTCGTGTGCCGTAGTGGTATTTGAGGCCAGGAGGCAGCGTGGAGTTAAAAAGTAG
- a CDS encoding class I SAM-dependent methyltransferase, which translates to MLNLKLLHPASWKDYELIDSGEGQKLERFGKYVLIRPEPQAIWSRVLSEKEWNNTANARFDREQKDKFRFSDEVKGGWTRSKGMPESWQVNYNYGELNLTLRLALTSFGHVGVFPEQGENWNFIYDTITSWKSERARVLNLFAYTGAASVVARSVGAEVTHVDASRPGLNWANQNMQMNQLTDIRWVYEDAFKFVRREVKRGNKYNGIIMDPPPYGRGPEGEKWTLQEQLNELVRMSSELLEEKNRFFILSMYAVGLSSLVGLNVAKTHFGNQVYESGEFFLKSTQNRDLPMGTFLRFRS; encoded by the coding sequence ATCTTGAACTTGAAACTACTTCACCCCGCCTCCTGGAAAGACTATGAACTCATCGACTCTGGTGAGGGTCAGAAACTTGAGCGTTTTGGAAAGTATGTACTTATCCGGCCTGAACCGCAAGCCATCTGGTCGCGGGTTTTGTCTGAAAAGGAGTGGAACAATACGGCTAACGCCCGGTTTGATCGGGAGCAAAAGGATAAGTTTCGGTTTAGTGATGAGGTGAAAGGCGGCTGGACACGCAGTAAAGGAATGCCCGAGAGTTGGCAGGTGAATTATAATTACGGTGAATTGAATTTAACACTGCGGCTGGCGCTCACCAGTTTTGGTCACGTAGGTGTTTTTCCTGAGCAAGGTGAAAATTGGAATTTTATTTATGACACGATTACGAGTTGGAAAAGTGAACGAGCCCGTGTGTTGAATTTATTTGCCTACACAGGAGCAGCTTCAGTAGTAGCGCGTTCAGTCGGAGCAGAAGTAACGCATGTTGATGCCTCGCGACCAGGTTTAAACTGGGCCAATCAAAATATGCAGATGAATCAGTTAACGGATATTCGGTGGGTGTATGAAGATGCCTTTAAGTTTGTAAGACGCGAGGTGAAGCGCGGAAATAAATACAATGGTATCATCATGGATCCACCACCATACGGCCGCGGCCCGGAAGGAGAGAAGTGGACCTTGCAGGAGCAACTGAACGAATTAGTACGCATGAGCAGTGAATTGCTGGAAGAGAAAAACAGATTTTTTATTCTGAGTATGTACGCGGTCGGACTTTCTTCTTTGGTGGGATTAAACGTAGCCAAGACACATTTTGGAAATCAGGTCTATGAATCCGGAGAGTTCTTTTTGAAGTCGACCCAAAACAGGGATTTACCCATGGGTACATTTTTGCGTTTTCGTTCTTAA
- a CDS encoding carboxypeptidase-like regulatory domain-containing protein, which yields MLRILIFSGLLISFAGYSQRLYRGIVVDSVSMKNIPDVHVSIKNTSRGIFADPDGSFQIVARATDTLIFTSLGYTPVLLPLLFQEDVMMVLMKENVQMLANIVVRSTRLYPNKVMDQTKAEPKKMDAFDAVMSPIDYFFWREERDRRKLAKYIRENNRTQTYRQVVLDPDVTKIMMETYKISEDKYYALLSQFNERNVHVHYFTDPDAIMEELHTFIETALEKEK from the coding sequence GTGCTCCGAATCCTGATCTTCAGTGGTTTATTGATTTCGTTTGCCGGCTATTCACAGCGGCTCTATCGGGGTATTGTGGTTGATTCGGTGAGTATGAAAAACATTCCTGACGTTCATGTTTCAATCAAGAATACATCACGCGGAATTTTTGCTGATCCGGATGGCAGCTTTCAAATCGTGGCGCGTGCCACCGATACCTTAATCTTTACCAGCCTTGGGTATACACCGGTGTTGCTTCCCTTGCTTTTCCAGGAAGATGTGATGATGGTGTTGATGAAAGAAAATGTTCAGATGTTAGCCAATATTGTAGTGCGTTCAACACGACTCTATCCAAACAAAGTAATGGATCAAACCAAGGCCGAGCCAAAAAAGATGGATGCTTTTGATGCGGTAATGTCGCCCATTGATTATTTCTTCTGGCGTGAAGAGCGCGACCGCAGAAAATTAGCGAAGTACATACGGGAAAATAATCGTACACAAACCTACCGGCAGGTAGTGCTCGATCCTGACGTTACCAAGATCATGATGGAAACGTATAAGATCAGTGAGGATAAATACTATGCCTTATTATCTCAGTTCAATGAAAGAAATGTTCATGTTCACTATTTTACTGATCCGGATGCCATCATGGAAGAACTGCATACTTTTATTGAAACTGCGCTTGAAAAAGAGAAGTGA
- the typA gene encoding translational GTPase TypA — translation MDVNKIRNIAIIAHVDHGKTTLVDKLLHAGHLFQAHENPGELIMDSNELERERGITILAKNVSVRYKDYKINIIDTPGHSDFGGEVERVLNMADGCLLLVDAFEGPMPQTRFVLQKALQLGLKPIVVINKVDKKNCTPDEVHEQVFDLMFSLDATEEQLDFPTYYGSAKQGWMSTDWKQPSPDITPLLDGIIQYIPSPKKEVGTPQMLITSLEYSSYIGRVAIGRMHRGELKAGQSVALVKRDGKTIVKAKIKDLYVFEGFEKQKVESVSSGEICAIVGLEGFEIGDTVTDPEKPEALKSIAIDEPTMSMLFTINNSPFYGKEGKFVTSRHIKERLDKELEKNLALRVLDTGSADSFMVYGRGVLHLSVLIETMRREGYELQIGQPQVIYREIDGVKCEPVEELTIDLPETDAGKAIETVSVRKGEMTNMEPKGDRMILKFIIPSRGIIGLRNYLLNVTAGEAIVTHRFKEYQPYKGEIPGRINGSLIVMEEGEAIPYSLHNLQDRGKFFIDPGEPVYEGQVIGEHSRGGDLVINVTKTKKLTNIRASGSDEKMRIAPAIKFSLEEALEYIQSDEYVEVTPKSIRLRKIYLKENDRKRERNKAVAV, via the coding sequence ATGGACGTTAACAAAATCAGGAACATCGCCATTATTGCTCACGTTGACCACGGTAAGACTACCCTGGTAGATAAATTATTGCATGCCGGGCATTTGTTCCAGGCCCACGAAAATCCGGGCGAACTCATTATGGACAGCAACGAACTGGAACGCGAACGCGGAATTACGATTCTTGCCAAGAACGTTTCGGTGCGCTATAAAGACTATAAAATCAACATTATTGACACTCCGGGCCACAGCGATTTTGGTGGAGAAGTGGAACGCGTGCTTAACATGGCCGATGGTTGCTTGTTATTGGTGGATGCGTTTGAAGGTCCGATGCCGCAAACACGTTTTGTGTTGCAAAAGGCATTACAACTGGGCTTAAAGCCAATCGTGGTTATCAATAAAGTGGATAAGAAAAATTGTACACCGGATGAAGTACACGAGCAGGTTTTCGACCTGATGTTTTCCTTGGATGCTACAGAAGAGCAGCTTGATTTCCCGACCTACTATGGTTCGGCCAAGCAAGGTTGGATGAGCACCGATTGGAAACAACCCTCTCCGGATATTACACCTTTGCTGGATGGAATTATCCAGTACATTCCTTCACCAAAGAAGGAGGTAGGTACACCGCAAATGCTCATTACATCGCTTGAATACTCATCATACATCGGTCGTGTAGCCATCGGCCGTATGCACCGTGGCGAATTGAAAGCCGGTCAGTCAGTAGCCTTGGTAAAGCGCGATGGTAAAACGATAGTGAAAGCGAAAATTAAAGACCTTTATGTATTTGAAGGTTTTGAGAAGCAAAAAGTAGAATCAGTTTCGTCTGGTGAAATCTGTGCGATTGTTGGCCTGGAAGGTTTTGAAATTGGTGATACCGTTACCGATCCGGAAAAGCCTGAAGCATTAAAATCAATTGCGATTGATGAGCCTACCATGAGTATGTTGTTTACCATCAACAACTCACCGTTTTATGGTAAGGAAGGTAAGTTTGTTACTTCACGCCACATCAAAGAAAGATTGGATAAAGAGTTAGAGAAAAATCTGGCGTTGCGCGTGTTGGATACGGGTTCTGCTGATAGCTTCATGGTGTACGGCCGTGGTGTATTGCACTTGTCGGTGTTGATTGAAACTATGCGCAGGGAAGGTTATGAGTTACAGATCGGTCAGCCGCAGGTAATTTACCGAGAGATTGATGGTGTTAAATGCGAGCCAGTTGAAGAACTGACCATCGATTTACCTGAAACCGATGCCGGTAAAGCCATTGAAACGGTTTCTGTCCGCAAGGGTGAAATGACCAACATGGAACCGAAAGGAGACCGGATGATTTTAAAATTCATCATTCCTTCACGTGGCATTATCGGACTAAGAAATTATTTGCTGAACGTAACAGCCGGTGAAGCGATTGTTACACACCGTTTCAAGGAATATCAACCGTACAAAGGTGAAATTCCTGGCCGTATCAACGGCTCACTGATTGTTATGGAAGAAGGGGAAGCAATCCCATACAGCTTGCACAACTTGCAAGATCGTGGTAAGTTTTTTATCGATCCGGGAGAACCCGTTTACGAAGGTCAGGTAATTGGCGAACACAGCCGCGGTGGCGATCTGGTAATCAACGTTACCAAAACCAAAAAGCTAACCAACATCCGTGCTTCTGGTTCAGATGAAAAAATGCGGATTGCTCCGGCTATTAAATTTTCACTGGAAGAAGCATTGGAATATATTCAGTCGGATGAATACGTGGAGGTTACACCCAAATCGATTCGACTGCGTAAAATTTACCTGAAAGAAAACGACCGCAAACGCGAACGCAACAAAGCAGTAGCAGTATGA
- a CDS encoding tetratricopeptide repeat protein gives MRLIACIGIFLFTISLTFGQSKPTKAQLAEALGDTLAQQENFSEALKQYAKVIKATKLKTKEDRKILYKRALCLFYLGEYEKALSDLNVFIPENEDAPRARLFRAFVYRELDDLENQLADIQYVIEQDPMNPDLLKWEAGLLVEMGMNEEAVVALKNIKQWGTDAEVEFYLGLAYYGVNNADSAIFHFDEAIAINGGFVPAYTYAGALCLEEGAYELALTYINLALRLEADNPQLLFYKGIALVEMGKKDEGCSCLNRAFYKGVDDAGGYLEEFCFDAE, from the coding sequence ATGAGGCTAATTGCCTGCATCGGAATTTTCTTATTTACCATTTCATTGACTTTCGGGCAATCGAAGCCAACGAAAGCTCAATTGGCTGAAGCCTTGGGAGATACCCTTGCCCAGCAGGAAAATTTTTCAGAGGCACTCAAGCAATACGCAAAAGTCATCAAGGCAACCAAACTCAAAACCAAAGAAGATCGCAAGATTCTTTACAAGCGTGCACTGTGCTTGTTTTATCTGGGTGAGTATGAGAAGGCGTTGAGCGACCTGAATGTTTTCATTCCGGAAAACGAAGATGCTCCACGTGCCCGACTGTTTCGTGCCTTTGTGTATCGCGAGTTGGATGATCTGGAAAATCAATTGGCCGATATTCAATACGTTATTGAGCAGGATCCCATGAACCCGGACTTACTGAAATGGGAAGCCGGCTTATTGGTAGAGATGGGTATGAATGAAGAAGCTGTAGTGGCGTTAAAGAATATCAAACAGTGGGGTACAGATGCGGAGGTCGAGTTTTACCTGGGTCTGGCTTATTACGGGGTAAACAATGCCGATAGTGCTATTTTTCATTTTGATGAGGCCATTGCCATAAATGGTGGCTTTGTTCCGGCTTATACCTATGCCGGGGCGCTTTGCCTCGAAGAAGGAGCTTATGAGTTAGCCCTAACGTATATCAACCTGGCCTTACGGTTGGAGGCCGACAATCCGCAATTGCTCTTTTATAAAGGAATTGCCTTGGTGGAGATGGGAAAGAAGGATGAGGGTTGCAGCTGCCTGAACCGCGCTTTTTACAAGGGCGTTGATGATGCCGGGGGCTACCTGGAAGAGTTTTGCTTTGATGCAGAATAA